The DNA sequence GTCAGAAGTCTGGTGCAACTAGCATCCCTTCCCAAGGACAGGGAGCACTCCTGGTCAAAACATCCTGGTTACTGACTCCCCCTAGGTCAATTTGAGAGGCTGCTCCAGAGTCAGAGCTTAATCCAATAATCCCGGGGCTTATTCTTATACTTCAAGTGCTGCAGGAGTCTCCCACCTCTCCCCATAATTCAGCTCCACCATCTTCTAGATGATGACTGTCCAGCCAAGAGGAGTCAGGACAGACAGGCTACTAGATCtcctttgtgtgctggtttgagaggccTGTGTGTGGTGTCGCCTTCCTAAGGGCTCAAAGAGTCCCATATGGGGTTAGAAGTTGTGGTAGATAGGGTACATTTCCTTAGACTCCTCCCTCTGCCTCTGCTGTCCCAtcacccacacccacccccaaatTAGGTTGTGAGCTTTTCAAGTCTGGGAGAACCACCATCCTGTCCTCTAGGTTTGTTGGTTTCCAGGGAGAACTGGTGTGCCTACTAGCATCCGAGAGTCTGCATTCCAACCTCTGCCTCCTTGGCCACCTGGCTCTGGGGCCTCCCTCTCCTGGGAGAGCTGACCCCTGCCTACCTAGCACTACTCCTGGGTTCACTGAGCCTGAGAGAGCACTGACTTGAGTGGAGTGGGAGGGAGAACTATGCTGTGGGCCGGAAATTTGGGGGCTGGAGAAGTGGAGGCACATGGATAGAACACATAAGAAATGTGAGGGGCCCAGTGGCAGAGAGGGACTGGCAGGAAAAGCAAGCTTGAGGTCAGCCTCAAAAGGTCAGGAATACAGCTGGGAAAAGGGTGTGGAGCAAGAAGGCAGTTTCAGGGACACTAAAGAGCAAAGTGGAGCCAAGGGAAGTTTGGGGGGATCCGGTGGGCAGTACCCAGACCTGACTTGGGTGTCCATTCCTGCAGCGCTGGTTCTGGTTGGTGAGAATTCTTCTCAGTTTGTTCATAGGCACAGAAACTGTAGGTAAGTATGTGGTGTATCTGATGGGGAGAGGACCTGGGGCATGGAAGGAAGTGGGCAGAGGGCAGCTCTGGGAAAATGGGGAGCTGGGGTTAGTTTCCTGCTCAGGGCTCCTTCTGTTGCCCTTACCATGCACATCTCACTGGACCCCCAGAGCTCCCACTTCTCTGCAGAGCCCCACTCCCCATCACAACTCTCCTAATGCTACCTTCCCAATCTCCTCCCCACTGTGTTCCATTCCTCACAGCGGTGCACTTCAGCACAGAATGGTTGGTTGGTAGAGTCAGCACCAATACGTCCTACAGGGCCTTCAGTTCAGCACGTGTCCAGGCCCAGGTCGGTCTCCACGTGGGCCTGGAGGGAATTAATATTACACTCACAGGTGAGGGGGCTGGCAGATGAGAGGGTTTGGTGAAATGCTGGGAGGAGGGAGCAGCTAGGGGACCTCCCAGATCCCACAGACTCAAATAGCTTTTGGCCCTCATGAAGTTGCTTTTTCCTTCAACCACTTACTGCGggtgccccacccccactttcctattgaattccccttttgtCCCTTCCCTGGGCAGTGCGCAGCACCATGAACCTGTCGCCCTCTCCAGGGACCCCAGTGCAGCAGCTGAATGAGACTATCGACTACAACGAAAGGTTCAGCTGGTATCTGGGAGAGGACTACAAGGAAGAGTATGCCGAGGCACTGGAGAAGGGACTGCCAGATCCAGTGCTCTACCTGGCGGAGAAGTTTACCCCGAACAGCCCCTGTGGGTTGTATCGCCAATACCGCCTGGCTGGACATTATGCTTCTGCAACGCTGTGGTGAGGGTTGGAAAGAGGccttttgcgtgtgtgtgtgtgtgcgcgcgcgcgcggggggggggggggggggggggtggtggtgatcGAGCGCCGGCGGAGGCTGAGTGAGGAGAGGGATGGGCCCTTTGAGGAGCCCTCCAGTTACATCCCGACGCCCAGAAGTTGAGAATTACCGCCTGGAGGGGTCGGAAAGTTCACCCTACACAGAGACCTTTGGACTCTGGAAAGACCGAGCAACCGCCCGGGGTTTGGGGACCCGCTTCTTCCCGGGACATTCCCCTGCGCCTTGGCGTCGGCCAGCCCGTCCGGGGCTTCGGTTCCGTGCTTTGGAAACTCCGGCGGGCTGGGACAATCTAAATGATAATTAGCGACCTGCTTCCAACAGCCCTTTGGCGGGCTCCCGCTCGGAGGGAAGCGCTCTGGGCTCTAGTCCAACCAGGCAGGTGCAAGAAAAGTCCAGCTTCAGACCGAGAGTGGTTTCTTCCCTCCGAGATGCCCTCGGGTGGGCCCAGGGGCGTGCTCCCTGCTCACAGCGCTGCGGGTCCCCTCCCAGGGTGGCGTTCTGCCTCTGGCTCCTCGCCAACGCGCTGCTCTCCATGCCGGTCCCGCTCTACGGGGGCCTGGCGCTCCTCGCAGCCGGCGCCTTGGCCCTCTTCACGGTCTTCGCCTTCGCCTCCACCTCCAGCGTGCCGCCCTGCCCGCTCCGCCTCGGCTCCGCGGTGCTCACCACCCACTACGGCGCCGCCTTCTGGGTCACACTGGCCATCGGTGAGGATCGCGGCGCGGAGCCCGGGCCGGGCCCGCGATgggtaggggtgggagtgggggtagggatgagatttcACCCCCCGCGCGCTCTCCAGTTAAACTCCGTCCGCACCTACTGTTTAATTTGCCCCTCTCAGGAGCACGTTGAGACAGGCCCTGTTATagcatgcccattttacagatgagagggGGTTCGGAAGGGTTCGGTATCTTGCCCCAGATAATGCACGAATCCGTGCATAATGTAAACCATACTAGAGATCTTTACCGCTCGCGTGTGCGTGTTGTGTTGCGGGGAGGAAACGCGAGAGGTAGGCTCCAATAGATGGGAGCGGGGCGGGAGGGGGAAGCAAGCCGAGTTCAAGCCCGAAGCCCCGACCACCCCCTTTCCTCTGGTCCCCACCGCCACAGGCATCCTGTGTCTCCTTCTCGGAGGAGCGGTGGTGAGTCTCCACTATGCACGGCCCGGAGCTCTTCGCACCTTCTTGGACCAAAGCGTCAAGGACTACCCCGGCCAGATGAGAGGGGGCCCTGCGCTGGTCCTCAGCAACCCTCTGCACAAGCAGTCAGAGGCCCAGGACTTAAACGTCACCATCCTGTGAACGGGACCGCACCCCGGACTCCTACAGCACTTCAGGGTCTTCATAGGCCCGGAAGCAGTGCCCTCAGGGCCTGGGCCCAGAGAACTCTAAGAGGGACACTGCGCTGCGGGCGCCTGAGAGAGGCGCAGGCAGCCTCCGACTCAGgacacacccccacacccctggGCGTTTCCCAGTGTGAGCTGTAAATAAACTGCTTTCCTTTTGATGtttcaacacattttaaaatcaattccCATGGCTTCTCCAGGCTCTTGGGGACGTGCGCCTCCCAGAGGCTTTATTGGCCTGGAGACAGCCTGGTACACATTCTTCCTCCACCTCGCCGCAAAACCAGATTCCCGCAGTGAGAACTCAGTGTAATCTAGGAACGCTCCGTTGAGAGGGGCGCCCTCTAGTGGGGCTGACACAAAACCGACCCAGCTCATCTTCCTGAGCTGTCCCAGAGGAGCAACTTTGGCAGGTCACTCTCCCCCACGAGGTCGCCCTCCCACCAGAATCCCAACCCCAcccacccagcccctgccctcccccacccccccggcTGGCCCAGCTGAGTAGGCTGGAAAGGAAGAGCTTTTTGGAGTTTATTcactaactccccattcctgACTCCTGTTGGGTGTGTCCAAAGGCCTAGGCAGATGTCAGCAAATCATAACAATAGAAATATAAGTACTGGAATTTTTAGGTCCTTGTCAAGATCCTACAATCGTCTTTTAATTTGGGAACTGAAGCCCAAAGATAATGTGGCACAGTTAGTTAGTGTTAGGCCTGGGGTAAGAAGTTTGGTCTCCTCTCGCTCCCAGTGCTGTCTTTCATTGCACCAAGAGGTCATACAAATCAAgtaaaggaagaacaaaagagactcaggaaaaaggaaaacaagaggtGCAGAGGGATGAGGGACCAAAGGATAATCACACACTGTAACAactgccccacccccaacacGCACACATTATTATGTGAGTGAGGTTGGGCTTTAAGGGCACCTTGAAGAGGCAAAGCATCAAGAAAAGACAAGCTTTCTATGCAAAAAAGAGGGACATGCCCCTTCCTGACCTTGACCATGGCTGGCAGGTTTTTGTGCAAGCTGAAAGTCCGTTTAGCAccttagagttaaaaaaaaaaaaaaaatcaatggctaGAGTCTCCTTTTTCTACTCCACCTACAGGTTGGAGCTGGGGCCTCATACAAGCCACTCTGAGGGTGGCTctgttagtttcctagggctccAATGAGGTCGGGAACTGGATGGGAAGTCCAGGTggtcagcagagagagaaacattaGAGGGCACAGTCAGGATCCCTGGGGCACTCGTCCTTACAGCATGCCTCGGAGGAAGCCTCTGACAGAGGAACGTCCTGAGACTCGGAACTCTCAGCCACAGATCGGTAGCGGGGGCTCAGGAAACCCCCTTCCTCAGGGCTCCGGTGCAGCATGGGGTCCTCTACAGCGCTCTGGTTGAAGAAAGCCTTCAGCTTGTGGGGCTGCATCCTGTGGGCCACCGCCATGGCCAAACCCAGCAGCACGCACAGTAGTCCTGGGGACGAGGGCAACAGGCATCCCACCTTACTGCTAGTAAAACCCTCCCAAGGACATCGTCTTCTAGGAGCATCAGAACAAATCTAAGGGAAGCCTCGAGTCCCTGTTTCCAGGCAACTCGGACTCCAAGAGACCAGTGGTGGTTTAGAGTCATACCACCAGTGTGGCTCTGGCGTTCCGAGTTTCCAGACTCCAAGCCCAGGGTGCTTTCAGCCACAtcccagcagagagagagagagtaaattCTGAcaacagaggaaccctggaggAGCAGCAGAGCACAGATGAGGAGCATGGGGTAGGGTATGAGGGGGAAGATACAACAGgccaggaaaggaaaataaaactacaagacaCTATAAGGCTGTGAGAGGCAAGGACAGAGTAAAGGGAGACTGAGGAATGCGGGACAGAAAAGGATGTTTGGGGGAGGTAGGAGAGGACCTGAGGGCTGGAAGGCTTAGTAAGGAGCTGGTTGAAGAGAGAGTTGGGGAGACAGGGACAGGAGATAGAAGATGCAGGAAAGTTGGCatagaagggagaggagggaaagaagaatTGGGGAGAGAAAACCAGGAGATGAGGGATGTGAGAGGTTTGGGGGCTTTAAAGAGGGCAAAGGCATCCCTGCCCCCCAGAGGCAGATCCTTAGGCCCACCAACATGATAGTCCCTAGCTCTCCTTCCCTGGCCCTGGGCTCTTTGGTGCCCGTTTTCAGGGCTGGGCCTCACCTGAGGTCAACGTGATCCAGAAGGCAGGCCCATGTCGAGTGTGCAGCGTGGCAGGGCCCAggtgcagggtacagggtggggcgaGTGTAGTGGCCGTGGAAAAGAAGAGCAATGCTAACAGCTGGAAGACACCCGTGACCAGCAGCATGTGGCTACCGTAGACCAGCACAGGCATGGACAGCATCACGTTGGCCAGCAGCCAGCAGAGGAACGCCACCCTGGAGAGCCAGGAACCGGTGAAGGCCGGCCCATGCACCTCTGCCTGCCAACAGAGCTGGAGGGGCCCAGGTAGAGGCTCAGGGACCCAAGGAGGCCCCAAAGATGTGAGGTAGGGATTCCTTTCCACGGGCTTCCTAACCAAGCACCATGGTGACTGGTGCCAGCCCGTCCCCCCCGTTCCTGGGCCTAGGCCAGCAGGGACAGGCAGAAACCCCCTTCCCACTCTCACCACAGTATGGCTGAGGTGTAGTAGCCGGCCAGGCGGTACTGATGGTACAGACCACAGGGGCTGTTCGGGGTGAACTTCTCGGCCAGGTAGAGCACGGGGTCCGGCAGCCCCTTCTCCAGTGCCTTTGTGTACTCCTCAGCATAGTTCTTGCCCAGGTGCCAGATGAACTCCTCATTGTAACTGATGGTTTCGTTCAGCTGGTGCACTGGAGTCCCTAGGGAATGGGGCAGCTGGTCTCAGCTGAGAGAAGGCAGTTTCCAGAAtctcttaaattttcttcccTCTATCCCCCTAACACCCACCCATCCTTCTAGCCCTGGGGGCCAGGCATCCTATGGCTCCAGACATAGAGCCCAAAGACACAGGACAAAGTCCCCCCCTCTCTGACAGGTAAAGCCCTTCCTCACCTGTGAGTGTGATGTTGACACCTCTCAGCCCGACTTGCAGCCCAACGTCGGCACTGATCCACTCAGAACTGAAGGCTTTGTACGACGTGTTGGTGCTGACCTGGCCCACAGACCACTCCGAACTGAAATTCACGGCTGGGGTTGGGGAGTTGGACATATGGGAACTCAGGgagtggggggttgggggagtAGCTTTGGGCATGGCAGGATTAGAGTCAGAAGGGGTCCCTGTCTGTTTTACGCATAATGGTATACCTATTAACTAGCCCAGGGTCTGGCTCATTGTAGGTCTGCAAACAATTCGTGTGGAATGAATAAATAGGTCAGCATCCAAGAATACCCTTGGTCACACACCGCttgtcccttccctccctccttcccccatttAGGGAGAGCCACTCATGCAGCTGGTAGAGAAAGCATTAATATA is a window from the Tamandua tetradactyla isolate mTamTet1 chromosome 14, mTamTet1.pri, whole genome shotgun sequence genome containing:
- the DUOXA2 gene encoding dual oxidase maturation factor 2; translated protein: MTLWNGELPFYPQPRHAAGFDVPLLIVILVFLTLATSFLLILPGIRGRSRWFWLVRILLSLFIGTETVAVHFSTEWLVGRVSTNTSYRAFSSARVQAQVGLHVGLEGINITLTGTPVQQLNETIDYNERFSWYLGEDYKEEYAEALEKGLPDPVLYLAEKFTPNSPCGLYRQYRLAGHYASATLWVAFCLWLLANALLSMPVPLYGGLALLAAGALALFTVFAFASTSSVPPCPLRLGSAVLTTHYGAAFWVTLAIGILCLLLGGAVVSLHYARPGALRTFLDQSVKDYPGQMRGGPALVLSNPLHKQSEAQDLNVTIL
- the DUOXA1 gene encoding dual oxidase maturation factor 1 codes for the protein MTASGHTFPFYAGPKPTFPMDTTSAVIITVFLTALVTFIIILPGIRGKMRLFWLLRVVTSLFIGAVILAVNFSSEWSVGQVSTNTSYKAFSSEWISADVGLQVGLRGVNITLTGTPVHQLNETISYNEEFIWHLGKNYAEEYTKALEKGLPDPVLYLAEKFTPNSPCGLYHQYRLAGYYTSAILWVAFLCWLLANVMLSMPVLVYGSHMLLVTGVFQLLALLFFSTATTLAPPCTLHLGPATLHTRHGPAFWITLTSGLLCVLLGLAMAVAHRMQPHKLKAFFNQSAVEDPMLHRSPEEGGFLSPRYRSVAESSESQDVPLSEASSEACCKDECPRDPDCAL